The following proteins are co-located in the Colletotrichum lupini chromosome 4, complete sequence genome:
- a CDS encoding tRNA methyltransferase complex GCD14 subunit has product MATEITKMTKPSPFLQPGPRTSANSIAIVQLSRDNLVPLILKDSTGAVDGYAEGAVLNTRFGSFPHSTLINVPWGSQIRASIVDTGSRGRKRKRKEEETDASTPAAADEAEAEPSAPVKKAAAAASGFVHILQPTAELWTAGLPHRTQVVYTPDYSYVLQRIRARPGTHIIEAGAGSGSFTHASARAVYSGYPEDDSQRKGKVFSFEFNKDRYLKMQEEITAHGLEGIVKLSHRDVYNGGFLVDGRSPEAESVFLDLPAPWEALPHLSRRKPATKDTEGETQEWVSPLNPKKSVYICTFSPCIEQVQRTINTMRQLGWVDIDMIEISHKKFNVIRDRAGYSQPDRGIAASARDVGQAVGKLREIERRTREYHNSADPNSTDDSPAGNAMDVDQAGEGTNGDEEEGPFAGKPWLQGRIIHRAEPELKTHTSYLVFAVLPREWSEEDEAAVLAKWPCGSETGVIGAKDKETRKQEKRDLLAGKGKRRKGKSGKA; this is encoded by the coding sequence ATGGCGACCGAAATCACAAAAATGACGAAGCCATCTCCATTCCTTCAGCCTGGCCCCAGGACGTCTGCCAATTCCATCGCTATCGTGCAGCTCTCTCGCGACAACCTCGTTCCTCTCATCCTCAAAGATTCTACCGGTGCGGTCGACGGCTATGCCGAAGGAGCAGTCCTTAACACACGATTCGGCTCATTTCCCCACTCCACCTTGATCAACGTACCATGGGGATCGCAAATTCGTGCCTCGATTGTTGACACTGGCTCCAGAGGCCGCAAGCGCAAGaggaaggaagaggaaaCGGACGCGTCAACACCGGCAGCGGCAGATGAGGCCGAGGCGGAACCCAGCGCACCGGTTAAGAAGGCGGCTGCCGCCGCGAGTGGCTTCGTGCACATTCTTCAGCCTACAGCCGAACTCTGGACCGCGGGCCTACCGCATCGAACACAAGTCGTCTACACCCCCGACTATAGTTACGTCCTTCAGCGCATACGAGCGAGACCCGGTACCCATATTATCGAAGCTGGCGCAGGTAGTGGTAGTTTCACTCACGCATCAGCGCGTGCGGTTTACAGCGGATACCCCGAAGATGACTCTCAACGAAAGGGCAAGGTCTTCAGCTTCGAATTCAACAAGGACCGTTATTTGAAGATGCAAGAAGAGATCACTGCGCACGGGCTGGAAGGCATCGTGAAGCTCTCGCATCGAGACGTTTACAACGGCGGGTTCCTGGTGGACGGTAGAAGCCCCGAGGCAGAGTCGGTGTTCCTGGATCTACCCGCTCCCTGGGAGGCCCTCCCCCACCTGTCACGACGAAAGCCAGCGACGAAGGACACAGAAGGCGAGACACAAGAATGGGTTTCCCCACTAAATCCCAAGAAGTCGGTTTACATCTGCACCTTCTCCCCCTGCATCGAGCAAGTACAACGAACGATCAACACAATGAGACAATTGGGATGGGTGGATATCGATATGATTGAGATCTCACACAAGAAGTTCAACGTCATCCGGGATCGTGCTGGGTACAGCCAGCCCGATCGCGGTATCGCGGCGAGCGCACGCGACGTGGGCCAGGCAGTCGGCAAGCTTCGCGAGATTGAGAGAAGAACGAGAGAGTACCACAACTCGGCAGACCCCAACTCGACAGACGACTCACCGGCGGGCAACGCCATGGACGTGGATCAAGCGGGAGAGGGCACGAATGGtgatgaagaagaaggaccATTTGCGGGCAAGCCGTGGTTGCAGGGTCGCATTATCCACCGCGCGGAGCCGGAGCTGAAGACCCATACCTCGTACCTTGTCTTCGCTGTGCTGCCGCGCGAGTGGAGCGAGGAGGATGAGGCCGCCGTGCTTGCAAAGTGGCCGTGTGGCTCAGAGACTGGTGTTATTGGAGCCAAAGACAAGGAGACGCGCAAGCAGGAGAAGCGCGACCTCCTCGCAGGCAAGGGGAAGAGAAGGAAGGGCAAGTCTGGGAAGGCTTAG
- a CDS encoding C4-dicarboxylate transporter/malic acid transporter translates to MDRRDPQHSAWTESEVSTRKNSAEWQTSRPNSPKLAPLDLGFVDEKKGKETEKDGYNTSITPVVEKGTTPHAAAHSHLRDVPGLGMIDINDPNRPRLGWKARIHHFTWAWYTLTMSTGGLALLIFAQPHQFPGLRQIGTVVYVINIILFVLVCSAMLTRFFLYPGDMKKSLTHEREGFFFPTFFLSIATLITSTNRYAIPENDETLVWAIQVAFWGYLIVTLMLAIGQYSFVFARHNFGLQTMMPTWILPIFPIMLTGTIASVIADTQPEIAAVPIVVAGLTCQGLGLSVAVLMYAHMVGRLMSAGLPHREHRPGLFMNVGPPAFTALALIGMANGLPNNLDPDRDGIIIDAGIIRTIALMSAIFLWALAAWWFGIATIAVISSPPVYFHLGWWAMVFPNTGFTLATITIANQLGNEAVKWFATGMSVCLLGAYCFVLYHHIRAVVIQDIMYTMRDEDYNDH, encoded by the coding sequence ATGGATCGGAGAGATCCCCAACACTCGGCGTGGACTGAGTCCGAGGTGTCGACACGCAAGAACTCGGCAGAGTGGCAGACTTCCAGACCAAACTCACCCAAGCTGGCACCACTAGACCTCGGATTCGTCGAcgagaagaagggcaaggaGACGGAGAAGGACGGCTACAACACATCCATCACGCCCGTCGTGGAAAAGGGAACAACACCTCACGCCGCCGCTCACAGCCACCTTCGCGATGTTCCCGGCCTCGGAATGATTGACATCAACGACCCTAACCGCCCGAGGTTGGGTTGGAAGGCACGTATCCACCACTTCACCTGGGCGTGGTACACCCTCACTATGAGCACGGGAGGTCTTGCTCTTCTCATCTTCGCACAACCGCATCAGTTCCCCGGACTGAGGCAAATCGGTACCGTCGTCTATGTCATCAACATCAtcctcttcgtcctcgtcTGCTCTGCCATGTTGACAAGATTCTTCCTCTACCCCGGAGACATGAAGAAGTCCCTGACCCACGAGCGTGAGGGCTTCTTCTTCCCGACTTTCTTCCTGTCCATCGCCACGCTCATCACCAGCACGAACCGATATGCCATCCCCGAGAACGATGAGACTCTCGTCTGGGCCATCCAAGTCGCCTTTTGGGGTTACCTCATCGTCACGCTCATGTTGGCCATCGGCCAGTACAGCTTCGTCTTCGCCAGGCACAACTTTGGCCTTCAGACCATGATGCCGACATGGATTCTTCCCATCTTCCCCATCATGCTTACTGGTACCATTGCCTCCGTCATCGCCGACACCCAGCCCGAGATCGCGGCGGTGCCCATCGTCGTTGCCGGCCTCACTTGCCAAGGTCTTGGTCTGTCCGTCGCCGTTCTCATGTACGCACACATGGTCGGCCGCCTCATGTCCGCAGGCCTTCCCCACCGCGAGCATCGCCCTGGTCTGTTCATGAACGTCGGCCCCCCGGCCTTCACTGCCCTCGCTCTCATCGGCATGGCCAACGGACTGCCCAACAACCTCGACCCCGACCGCGATGGAATCATCATCGACGCTGGCATCATCAGGACCATTGCTCTCATGAGCGCCATCTTCTTGTGGGCTCTGGCTGCCTGGTGGTTTGGTATCGCTACCATCGCCGTCATCTCATCTCCGCCTGTCTACTTCCACTTGGGTTGGTGGGCCATGGTCTTCCCCAACACAGGTTTCACTCTCGCCACCATCACCATCGCCAACCAACTGGGCAACGAGGCCGTGAAATGGTTCGCAACAGGAATGAGTGTCTGTCTACTGGGAGCTTACTGCTTCGTTCTGTACCACCACATCAGGGCGGTCGTTATCCAAGACATCATGTACACCATGAGAGACGAGGACTACAACGACCACTGA
- a CDS encoding heterokaryon incompatibility protein — protein MTATMPSVPLLPDQQNIVEFSYTNDKVILPSASTHIRLLELYSSTHGFDAASASASGAPSNTDEGDSDNASSHYSNPLKCALSTTPIATPRLYKALSYTWGTSRATHSIDIEGASLLITASLDTALRHIRRKDEPVTLWIDQICINQEDGAEKGNQVALMTQIYTKAEQVIVWLGPAENNSDALMECLQEIGQEAADLNIESYLTKERLPLLHRIMRNENPEDPVTIQYQPLMAKAVAKFRPLLHEMIAWNERVWFTRVWIIQEQALGSDPFFLCGYKTVRLDLVPLATLVWDGCMSTLSVPTETSEFRQLLLKAQQRRLSPLMSLRRRRRNFVKGIGPGDDFYYVLKKAYVDGAAQVTNIRDRIYGLLSIANDADELGITPDYVTEDSRPTFIDAAHALIRVGRLEMLSFSQSQKDIEGLPSWVPDWRPTLEHSYLYAFEDADNRILQASGETSTELVPTDDRGVLGIRGILVDTIETTGDAWRWEQGQECRYKLLQTIETLCEEAAAKGFSHEIYENGDRQAEAMWRVPVADLYWNEGAVYRYQRPDPAVRSDYEDCMHCHKMLSLTFEVFPPEERQQLLDEFSRRIPGQSNYSENMDKMTGKRPYMTQKGYVGMGPGEACPGDVVVILFGSRIPYVLRPSGDGTMYCFVGEAYCDGVMDGELLTKREKTTFLIA, from the coding sequence ATGACGGCAACCATGCCTTCCGTGCCGCTTTTGCCGGATCAGCAAAACATTGTTGAATTCAGCTATACAAACGACAAGGTAATCCTTCCCTCGGCATCAACTCACATCAGACTTCTCGAACTCTATTCATCGACACACGGATTTGACGCCGCATCCGCATCCGCGTCCGGAGCACCCAGTAATACAGACGAAGGTGATTCTGACAACGCGTCGTCTCACTACTCGAACCCTCTCAAATGCGCTCTCTCGACGACCCCGATCGCCACGCCGCGGCTATACAAAGCGCTGTCATACACCTGGGGCACATCGAGAGCAACTCACAGCATTGACATCGAGGGTGCGAGCTTGCTCATCACGGCCTCGCTCGACACAGCGCTGCGACATATTCGTCGTAAAGATGAGCCCGTCACGCTCTGGATCGACCAGATCTGCATCAACCAGGAGGATGGTGCGGAGAAGGGAAATCAGGTGGCCCTCATGACCCAGATCTACACCAAAGCAGAACAGGTCATCGTCTGGCTGGGTCCGGCAGAGAACAACTCCGATGCCCTTATGGAGTGTTTGCAAGAGATTGGACAAGAGGCTGCCGACCTCAACATCGAGAGCTACCTCACCAAGGAGCGACTGCCGCTGCTGCACAGGATCATGAGAAACGAGAATCCAGAAGACCCAGTGACTATACAATATCAGCCTCTAATGGCCAAAGCCGTGGCCAAGTTCAGACCCCTCCTACACGAGATGATTGCCTGGAACGAGAGGGTGTGGTTCACTCGGGTCTGGATCATCCAAGAGCAAGCTCTCGGTTCCGACCCATTCTTCCTCTGCGGGTATAAGACAGTAAGACTGGACCTGGTTCCTCTCGCTACTCTCGTCTGGGACGGGTGCATGTCAACGCTCAGCGTGCCGACTGAAACCAGCGAGTTCAGGCAGCTTCTGCTCAAGGCCCAACAACGACGTTTGAGTCCTTTGATGTCCCTGAGACGTAGGCGCCGGAACTTCGTGAAGGGTATAGGACCGGGAGATGACTTCTATTACGTATTGAAGAAGGCGTACGTCGATGGGGCCGCCCAAGTGACCAATATTCGAGATAGAATCTACGGTTTGCTCAGTATTGCCAATGACGCGGATGAATTAGGGATTACGCCAGACTATGTCACCGAGGATAGCCGACCCACCTTCATCGACGCAGCTCATGCTCTCATTCGTGTTGGCCGTCTGGAGATGCTCTCATTCTCGCAGTCCCAAAAGGACATTGAAGGATTACCATCCTGGGTTCCGGACTGGAGGCCGACCCTAGAGCATTCTTACTTGTACGCATTCGAGGATGCAGACAATCGCATCTTGCAGGCTTCAGGCGAGACCTCGACTGAGCTTGTGCCCACGGACGACCGCGGCGTGCTCGGGATTCGCGGTATCCTCGTTGACACCATCGAAACAACAGGTGACGCGTGGAGGTGGGAACAAGGCCAAGAATGCCGCTACAAGCTTCTCCAGACTATCGAAACTTTGTGTGAGGAGGCAGCTGCAAAGGGGTTTAGCCACGAGATTTACGAAAATGGTGACAGACAGGCAGAAGCCATGTGGCGGGTGCCCGTGGCAGATCTGTACTGGAACGAAGGGGCTGTCTACAGGTACCAACGACCCGATCCAGCCGTCAGAAGCGACTACGAGGATTGCATGCATTGCCACAAGATGCTCTCCCTGACGTTCGAGGTCTTTCCCCCAGAGGAACGTCAGCAGCTTTTGGACGAGTTCAGCAGACGAATTCCGGGGCAGTCTAATTACAGTGAGAATATGGACAAAATGACTGGGAAGCGCCCATACATGACGCAGAAGGGATACGTGGGCATGGGTCCGGGCGAGGCATGCCCGGGCGACGTGGTGGTGATACTGTTCGGCTCTCGGATCCCGTACGTCCTGAGACCGTCCGGAGACGGGACGATGTACTGTTTCGTAGGGGAGGCATATTGCGATGGAGTCATGGACGGCGAGTTGTTGACTAAGCGGGAGAAGACGACGTTTCTGATTGCTTGA
- a CDS encoding major facilitator superfamily transporter: protein MPRLSDEVQEEHLLGAEYSDHEGVLPMDPSEPSPRAGFRAFHRPPPPKWRRPSSGDGGLGGALGGMVYKAGSRLNAALAPFRARSPRTIIFMLALLKFAITIKGMMLMLPMMRLIEDDICHKHYKTSPTEMIPEMKCKVDEVQKQLAWLSGWQSLIGAVVNFLVAFPYGVLSDSIGRKAGLVFAYVGTIAAFSWSPFILANFPELSICYLFFGSCFFFFGGGIVVVFNNVYAMAADISTEKDRASNFVILSVGAVVGGVSGHVSAGFLMEKFGPWVPIRMVFLLTPFVFLIIMLLPETLRVKLDNGHEPPKPQLPLGDAIKEGFFKGLVQLKDSLAILRNRNILLCLVPSIVGNPIMTANSSTLPQYVSKNFGWTLAQTSFLLSPLGFLHLGTLVLLPWVSKIVVDPRGRFRRTGFGKDALLAKASYIMIAAGALLEAFSREIVVFLLGLVFQTFGSAHNPLARAMITEFVDPEHTSRLYALTSMVDTLGSPLGGPVLAWAFSVGLEKKGLWKGLPWFYVAFLASLTWGALMLVEEPRKKGPIHLETESNQEALDYESGAED, encoded by the exons ATGCCACGTCTATCAGACGAGGTGCAGGAAGAGCACCTCTTGGGCGCCGAATATTCGGACCACGAAGGGGTGCTACCGATGGACCCGTCCGAACCGTCGCCCCGTGCCGGCTTCCGTGCTTTCCATAGACCTCCGCCGCCAAAATGGAGGCGGCCCTCCTCCGGTGACGGCGGTCTCGGCGGTGCTCTTGGCGGGATGGTCTACAAAGCCGGCTCGCGTCTCAATGCCGCCTTGGCTCCTTTCCGTGCCCGATCGCCGCGTACCATCATCTTTATGCTGGCTCTCCTCAAGTTTGCCATTACTATCAAGGGCATGATGCTCATGCTTCCCATGATGAGGCTCATCGAGGATGACATTTGCCATAAGCactataaaactagccccaCGGAAATGATCCCGGAGATGAAGTGCAAGGTCGACGAGGTGCAAAAGCAGCTTGCTTGGTTGAGCGGGTGGCAGTCTCTCATTGGTGCCGTCGTCAACTTCCTCGTCGCTTTTCCTTATGGCGTCTTGTCAGATAG CATCGGCCGGAAGGCAGGCCTCGTCTTCGCCTACGTTGGCACTATCGCCGCCTTCAGCTGGTCCCCTTTCATTCTGGCCAACTTCCCCGAGCTGAGCATCTGCTACCTCTTCTTCGGTTcctgcttcttctttttcggCGGCGGCATCGTCGTTGTCTTCAATAATGTCTACGCCATGGCCGCCGATATCAGCACCGAAAAGGACCGCGCCTCAAACTTTGTCATCCTGTCCGTCGGCGCCGTGGTGGGTGGCGTTAGCGGCCACGTCTCCGCCGGCTTCCTCATGGAGAAATTCGGCCCCTGGGTGCCGATTCGTATGGTGTTCCTACTCACACCGTTCGTCTTCCTCATCATCATGCTCCTACCCGAGACTCTCCGCGTCAAGCTCGACAACGGGCACGAACCGCCGAAACCGCAGCTGCCGCTGGGCGACGCCATCAAGGAAGGCTTTTTCAAGGGGCTGGTTCAGCTTAAGGACTCTCTCGCGATCCTTAGAAACCGCAATATCCTCCTCTGCCTTGTGCCCTCCATCGTCGGCAACCCCATCATGACGGCAAACTCCTCTACACTACCGCAGTACGTGAGCAAGAACTTTGGCTGGACGCTCGCCCAAACCAGCTTCCTCCTCTCCCCGCTGGGCTTTCTACACCTCGGCACCCTCGTTCTCCTCCCATGGGTCTCGAAAATCGTCGTCGACCCCCGCGGCCGCTTCCGCCGCACCGGCTTCGGCAAGGACGCCCTCCTCGCCAAGGCATCCTACATCATGATCGCCGCCGGTGCGCTTCTCGAGGCCTTTAGCAGGGAGATCGTCGTCTTTCTCCTGGGTCTCGTCTTCCAGACCTTTGGTTCGGCCCACAACCCGCTCGCGCGCGCCATGATCACCGAGTTTGTCGATCCGGAGCACACGTCCCGGTTGTACGCGCTCACGAGCATGGTCGATACTCTTGGGTCTCCGCTCGGCGGACCGGTACTGGCGTGGGCCTTCTCGGTCGGACTTGAGAAGAAGGGACTGTGGAAGGGGTTGCCGTGGTTCTACGTTGCGTTCTTGGCGTCCTTGACGTGGGGGGCGCTGATGCTTGTAGAAGAGCCGAGGAAGAAGGGACCCATTCACTTAGAGACGGAGAGCAACCAAGAAGCACTAGACTATGAGTCAGGGGCGGAGGATTAA
- a CDS encoding tRNA synthetase class I catalytic domain-containing protein codes for MNRLFRLTRISISLSTQIPNFRFSRACSSIATMESLKVHNSLKPGQPVPFTPINPGKVSWYACGPTVYDKSHLGHARNYVSTDIIRRIMMHYFGADVKFVMNITDVDDKIIIKARRQRLLELEKQKKYSDEELAKLTLTAFRAYAEKSLSLIQSSDLDENNYLERRDSAYGKVLAGGTLTGEGKPGDDEAKTKMHIANMDAAAFAIKDKKFFPGTDEVLLPYLDSLYKETIDTSDQTIFTDLTQSMEKEFFDDMDALNCLRPDVITRVTEYVPQIASFVERIVDKGFAYESDGSVYFDITAFEKAGNTYSRLRPGNRNDKSLQEDGEGALSKNLGEKRNEGDFALWKKSKKGEPYWESRWGQGRPGWHIECSVMASDILGAQMDIHSGGIDLAFPHHDNELAQSEAFYVDNTKGEHTWVNNFMHMGHLSISGSKMSKSLKNFQTIQDALATTYTSRGMRIVFLMGKWNDGVEISPDMRAQASSWEATINNYFTNVKAYVADASASTDGVESLSLSDKPTGGLVSSLEKAKADLQTALTNSFDTPQAMRVIQELVSEANKVVVSQDAEANVPALVAVARWITKILGTFGLDENAKAPYDGLGWAAPASNAKLDPKTVVQPYATVFQTVKSDVEALKTSADSVSALLSQQNPEAESSTLADKGVRDPEQLALPYLRATSRLRDELRRIVSSVSPETKKAILSLTDRIRDEDLTNLGVYLDDRPDGKSSLIKFVPASELIAAKNEKLAREADKARAKEEAKRAREQAEKEKWEKAKLPHTELFKGDEKYSEWDAEGLPTKLKDGSDMPKSQLKKLQKQWQSQKKAHEKYLVKFGGKS; via the exons ATGAATCGCCTCTTTAGACTCACCAGAATTTCCATTTCTCTCTCCACTCAGATACCCAACTTTCGATTCTCTAGGGCTTGTTCCTCCATCGCGACTATGGAGTCTTTGAAGGTGCACAACTCCTTAAAGCCTGGTCAACCGGTGCCATTTACACCAATCAACCCGGGCAAGGTGTCTTGGTATGCTTGCGGTCCTACTGTCTACGACAAGAGTCATTTGGGCCATGCCCGCAACTATGTGTCGACCGACATCATCCGGCGCATTATGATGCACTACTTCGGCGCGGATGTGAAGTTTGTCATGAACATCACTGATGTCGACGACAAG ATTATTATCAAGGCCCGAAGACAACGTCTCCTCGAACTTGAGAAGCAGAAGAAGTACTCGGACGAAGAGCTGGCGAAGCTTACTCTGACAGCTTTCCGCGCATACGCCGAGAAGAGCTTGTCTCTGATCCAATCATCCGACCTCGACGAGAACAACTACCTCGAGCGAAGAGATAGCGCATATGGGAAGGTTCTTGCAGGTGGCACCCTGACTGGCGAAGGCAAGCCCGGCGACGACGAGGCCAAGACGAAGATGCACATCGCGAACATGGACGCTGCTGCATTTGCGATCAAGGACAAGAAGTTCTTCCCTGGAACCGATGAAGTTCTTCTGCCGTACCTCGACTCCCTCTATAAGGAGACCATTGATACGAGCGATCAGACCATCTTTACCGACCTGACCCAGAGCATGGAGAAGGAATTCTTCGACGATATGGACGCTCTCAACTGCCTGCGACCCGACGTCATTACGCGTGTTACGGAATATGTTCCCCAGATTGCGAGCTTTGTCGAGCGCATTGTGGACAAGGGATTCGCATACGAGTCTGACGGATCCGTATACTTCGATATCACAGCTTTCGAGAAGGCCGGAAACACATACTCCCGTCTGCGACCCGGCAACCGCAACGACAAGTCACTGCAGGAGGATGGAGAGGGAGCTCTGTCGAAGAACCTGGGCGAAAAGCGCAATGAAGGCGATTTCGCGCTGTGGAAGAAGTCCAAGAAGGGAGAGCCATACTGGGAGAGCAGATGGGGTCAGGGTCGGCCGGGGTGGCACATCGAGTGCTCCGTCATGGCCTCTGACATTCTCGGAGCCCAGATGGATATTCACTCCGGCGGTATCGATTTGGCCTTCCCTCACCACGATAACGAGCTGGCCCAGAGCGAGGCTTTTTACGTCGATAACACAAAGGGCGAGCACACGTGGGTCAATAACTTCATGCACATGGGTCACCTGTCAATCTCCGGTTCAAAGATGTCCAAGTCCTTGAAGAACTTCCAGACTATCCAAGATGCCCTTGCCACGACTTACACATCCAGAGGAATGCGCATTGTGTTCCTGATGGGCAAGTGGAACGATGGCGTCGAGATTTCCCCCGACATGCGCGCCCAGGCGTCCAGCTGGGAGGCAACTATCAAC AACTATTTTACCAACGTCAAGGCATATGTTGCGGATGCCAGCGCTTCTACCGATGGTGTCGAATCTCTGTCACTGTCAGACAAGCCCACCGGAGGACTTGTCAGCAGCCTGGAGAAAGCCAAGGCTGACCTGCAAACCGCCCTCACCAACTCTTTCGATACCCCTCAAGCGATGCGTGTTATTCAGGAACTTGTCAGCGAGGCCAACAAGGTCGTTGTTTCCCAAGATGCAGAGGCTAACGTGCCCGCGCTCGTTGCCGTCGCCCGCTGGATCACAAAGATTCTTGGAACATTTGGTCTCGACGAGAATGCCAAGGCGCCCTATGACGGCCTTGGCTGGGCTGCGCCTGCGTCTAACGCAAAGCTTGACCCCAAGACTGTCGTGCAGCCGTACGCGACGGTGTTCCAGACCGTGAAGTCGGATGTGGAGGCGCTGAAGACTTCGGCCGATTCCGTTTCCGCCCTGTTGTCGCAACAAAACCCGGAAGCAGAGTCCTCTACTTTGGCTGATAAGGGTGTTCGTGATCCTGAGCAATTGGCTCTGCCGTATCTGCGTGCTACCTCGAGACTACGCGACGAGCTCCGTCGTATCGTGTCATCAGTGTCTCCCGAGACGAAGAAGGCCATCCTGTCTCTTACAGATCGGATTCGTGACGAAGACCTTACAAATCTCGGAGTTTACTTGGATGACAGGCCGGATGGCAAGTCGTCATTGATCAAGTTTGTACCTGCCAGCGAGTTGATCGCGGCGAAGAACGAGAAATTGGCCAGGGAAGCGGACAAGGCCCGGGCCAAGGAAGAGGCGAAACGAGCGCGCGAGCAagcggagaaggagaagtGGGAGAAGGCGAAGCTTCCCCACACGGAGCTGTTTAAGGGAGACGAGAAGTACTCGGAGTGGGACGCGGAGGGACTGCCAACTAAGCTTAAGGACGGCAGTGACATGCCCAAGAGCCAGCTCAAGAAGCTGCAGAAACAATGGCAGAGCCAGAAGAAGGCGCACGAGAAGTATCTGGTCAAGTTTGGTGGTAAATCATAG